The bacterium genome window below encodes:
- a CDS encoding right-handed parallel beta-helix repeat-containing protein, giving the protein MTLSGIKGAFFFLVVLLLPVTALSALGQEIVPEVITGELILTGQHLMEKSVTVAKEGVLVLKAGARLRAAPDTSLTVQGTLRVDGSKDKPVEMSSPDGAVWKGITMLSGARGEITNGRILRAQKGISILAARLEVSETTISGSETAIHLVREAVAEIKGVRFTNNKVGLAAEMRSTGEISGCIFKDNNVGLGIASGGTPTVKGNRFVGNGLGIQVLQRYPGKIEGNIFEGNKAGIRLYQNGPDTIVERNRFVNNADAAVLALSYTSPVIRNNYMTAGKYGIYANQFSSPTIADNMIRKMEEAVHLNKKNLSQIKGNVVADSVIGIFCDFSSYPLIRGNLFSDNGAHLKLGKFQSSNWESRAGSKNFVLETAARQNSRNPRLGQGPMEFPEAVDATGNWWDKKTLREMMEKGADADISTLYDGHDLPEVTYEGFGEESYRLDKVLYLPALETEPEAAGLKGWKGTDDELLPVL; this is encoded by the coding sequence ATGACCCTGTCAGGGATCAAAGGAGCGTTCTTTTTTCTCGTGGTGTTGCTGCTGCCGGTGACAGCTCTTTCGGCATTGGGCCAGGAAATTGTTCCAGAAGTGATCACCGGTGAACTGATTCTCACTGGGCAGCATCTCATGGAAAAAAGTGTCACCGTGGCCAAAGAGGGCGTTCTCGTCCTCAAGGCGGGGGCCCGACTCCGGGCCGCTCCGGATACCTCCCTCACCGTTCAGGGCACCCTTCGGGTCGATGGGAGTAAAGATAAGCCGGTGGAGATGTCATCACCTGATGGGGCTGTCTGGAAAGGGATCACCATGCTTTCCGGCGCCCGGGGTGAGATCACAAATGGGCGTATCCTGAGAGCCCAAAAGGGGATAAGTATTCTGGCCGCCCGTCTGGAAGTATCGGAGACCACGATATCCGGTTCCGAAACAGCTATTCACCTCGTCAGAGAGGCTGTGGCTGAGATAAAAGGGGTTCGTTTCACCAATAACAAGGTGGGTCTGGCAGCGGAGATGAGGTCCACTGGCGAGATCTCCGGATGTATTTTCAAGGACAACAATGTGGGTCTTGGTATCGCTTCGGGGGGTACGCCCACGGTGAAAGGGAACCGTTTTGTTGGAAACGGTCTTGGGATCCAGGTCCTGCAGAGGTATCCCGGGAAGATCGAAGGGAACATCTTCGAGGGCAACAAGGCGGGGATCAGGCTCTACCAGAACGGACCCGACACGATCGTAGAGCGGAACCGGTTCGTAAACAATGCCGATGCTGCGGTTCTGGCGCTGTCCTACACATCCCCTGTGATAAGGAACAACTACATGACGGCCGGCAAGTACGGCATCTATGCCAACCAGTTTTCCTCTCCCACTATTGCGGATAATATGATCCGGAAGATGGAGGAGGCCGTGCACCTTAACAAGAAGAACCTCTCCCAGATCAAAGGCAATGTAGTCGCTGATTCCGTGATCGGGATATTCTGCGACTTTTCTTCCTATCCCCTCATCAGGGGTAACCTTTTTTCCGATAACGGTGCGCATCTGAAACTGGGCAAGTTCCAGTCATCCAACTGGGAATCCAGGGCTGGATCCAAGAACTTTGTACTGGAAACAGCGGCCCGGCAGAATAGCCGCAACCCCAGGCTCGGCCAGGGGCCCATGGAGTTTCCCGAGGCGGTGGACGCCACCGGGAACTGGTGGGATAAAAAAACCCTCCGGGAGATGATGGAAAAGGGTGCGGATGCCGACATCTCCACCCTGTACGATGGTCACGATCTGCCCGAGGTGACCTACGAAGGTTTCGGTGAGGAAAGTTACCGCCTTGACAAGGTCCTCTATCTCCCCGCCCTTGAAACGGAACCTGAAGCTGCCGGCCTCAAAGGCTGGAAAGGGACGGATGATGAACTGTTGCCCGTTCTATAA
- a CDS encoding DUF362 domain-containing protein, whose protein sequence is MNRGKGCLTRRQFIKGSLILLAAPGSVIPTSVGRAAVNFPGPVSTISLSEGGDPYATTVSCIEGLGGMSAFVSRGDSVLLKPNIGWDRRVEQGANTHPEVVRAIGEMCLEAGAAKVVILDRPCNDARRTYRTSGIQDMVKGLSDGRISLEFVRDNRFLTTDIPWGIVIKKWPLYEEALKADIIINIPVAKHHSISRLTLGMKNLMGLMGGNRGSFHSGIGQKLADLTSALDPGLTVLDATRIMVRNGPTGGRLEDVKVLNRVAAGRDPVAIDAYGATLFGITPGDLSFVTAAYKMGLGEMDLKKVQLIET, encoded by the coding sequence ATGAACCGGGGGAAGGGGTGTCTCACCAGACGGCAGTTCATAAAGGGTTCCCTGATCCTCCTTGCTGCTCCAGGGTCCGTGATCCCGACATCCGTTGGCCGTGCTGCCGTAAATTTCCCGGGTCCTGTCTCAACAATCTCCTTGTCCGAAGGTGGTGACCCCTATGCAACTACGGTTTCATGCATCGAGGGGTTGGGCGGGATGTCCGCCTTCGTGAGCAGGGGTGACAGTGTCCTGCTTAAGCCCAATATTGGATGGGACAGGCGGGTGGAGCAAGGAGCCAACACACACCCGGAGGTCGTGCGAGCTATAGGTGAGATGTGTCTCGAGGCGGGAGCGGCTAAAGTCGTCATCCTGGACCGGCCATGCAATGACGCCAGGCGCACCTATCGTACCAGCGGGATCCAGGACATGGTGAAGGGCCTTTCCGATGGGCGCATCAGCCTGGAATTTGTCCGTGATAACCGTTTCCTCACGACTGATATTCCCTGGGGAATCGTTATAAAGAAGTGGCCCCTGTACGAGGAGGCCCTGAAGGCGGATATCATCATTAACATTCCTGTAGCAAAGCATCACAGTATCAGCCGCCTCACCCTGGGCATGAAAAACCTCATGGGGCTCATGGGGGGGAACCGGGGGTCTTTCCACTCGGGAATAGGGCAGAAGCTGGCAGATCTGACCTCAGCCCTTGATCCGGGGCTGACCGTTCTGGACGCTACCAGGATCATGGTGAGGAACGGGCCTACCGGAGGCCGACTCGAAGATGTCAAGGTCCTCAACCGGGTCGCGGCAGGCAGGGACCCGGTAGCCATAGATGCCTACGGGGCGACTCTTTTCGGCATTACCCCCGGTGATCTTTCCTTCGTTACGGCTGCCTACAAGATGGGGTTGGGCGAGATGGATCTGAAAAAGGTACAGCTTATTGAAACCTGA
- a CDS encoding right-handed parallel beta-helix repeat-containing protein → MKHNLVYGLMLLVIAAGVIPGRGIAGEETPIQQVIRQKETWRKEVKVDGIVIVAKGGILNIAPGTRVVFSVRDDDGDGIGDSELRVEGSLEVTGTEKVPVIFTSAAAEPGPADWKYIMINHADSASVSNAVVEYAYSGIQVHYTRGSFSGLVSRHNVDGFRFSTAPVTLENSLLTKNVNGIRFEERGAGAVIRNNDITRNRIGVFAVIKCEGLTTFGNNSIAGNSDYAVKMGMEQRDDIPMKGNWWGGADPEQIREFFFDGKFEPGLGRVLFEPFLTDRPNMVQTP, encoded by the coding sequence GTGAAGCATAACCTTGTCTACGGTCTGATGCTGTTGGTCATTGCAGCGGGGGTCATTCCTGGCCGGGGAATTGCCGGTGAGGAGACACCTATCCAGCAGGTTATCAGGCAGAAGGAAACCTGGAGAAAAGAAGTCAAGGTGGACGGGATCGTCATCGTAGCCAAAGGGGGAATCCTTAACATCGCTCCTGGCACCAGGGTGGTTTTCTCTGTGCGGGACGATGACGGTGACGGGATCGGTGACAGCGAGCTCCGGGTCGAGGGCAGCCTGGAGGTAACTGGTACCGAAAAAGTTCCTGTTATTTTTACCTCGGCTGCGGCCGAGCCTGGGCCAGCTGATTGGAAATATATCATGATCAATCACGCTGACAGCGCCAGCGTCAGCAACGCTGTTGTGGAGTACGCCTACAGCGGGATCCAGGTTCACTACACCCGCGGCTCTTTCTCCGGACTTGTGTCGCGGCACAACGTGGACGGGTTCCGGTTTTCCACAGCACCGGTTACCCTGGAAAACAGTTTGCTGACGAAAAACGTCAACGGCATACGGTTCGAGGAGCGGGGAGCGGGCGCTGTCATCCGAAATAATGACATCACACGTAACCGAATCGGTGTTTTCGCCGTAATCAAGTGCGAAGGTCTTACAACCTTTGGAAACAACAGCATTGCCGGCAACAGCGATTACGCCGTCAAGATGGGCATGGAGCAAAGGGACGACATCCCCATGAAGGGAAACTGGTGGGGGGGGGCTGACCCGGAACAGATCAGGGAGTTCTTCTTCGATGGAAAGTTCGAACCGGGACTGGGACGTGTATTGTTCGAACCGTTTCTTACTGATAGACCGAATATGGTTCAAACTCCGTGA
- a CDS encoding NosD domain-containing protein, producing the protein MRFEILKNITEYRLPGTGSCFVALFLLLFACSSLQVKQQGMSINTIPPEIHQDTTVSGTIRVKGEVKVFPKATLTVKPGTRFLFEPFDPDGDGVNDSRLIIEGVLIARGDPDAPIYFSSAASQPEPGDWLELRMDHSEGSVLEYCILEHSRYGLHVHFSSGYVMNSVFRDNIDGTRFGNSSFEFIFNLIRGNEGKGINLRDSRINIADNRIENNGHGIFLFENAGGSNIGFNLFEGNERSDIRFGDFYEGEPPATMGNRREDGVSLQVEGFQGEIDPGKAIEGFPWSQWTPGPMVWQHSAKEIWRKRVGSFIDAAPVFKEPDHEKIAVLSWEEGLLVLETETGAEVARVSIPDVTDATPEFIDGVLYFPSWDRAVRAVDMDSGEILTTVEWAPSMVDDHRQASPVGSWTGQIYMGLWNGDFRGLDTAKMEWTWSVPLDGPVRGAAALAQDFLWVGTDAGSLFKVSREGEVLKHLDLGSPVRAAPAFIGEDGLVAVTWDGVLYRLKEGLISWRRKLSGSGTYGAPVVLRHHHDQIMVGDGSGTVSSFTGSGALMWSLDMGSAVHVVSGPAYGLMLAGTESNGVGIFTGTGRFLGTLESRGAVHGIAFFGRENDALVVYGARDGVVRAFSLTLSKIRWEIPE; encoded by the coding sequence ATGAGATTTGAGATCTTAAAGAATATTACTGAGTACCGGCTCCCGGGTACTGGCTCCTGCTTTGTGGCCCTATTCCTTCTGCTTTTTGCCTGTTCCAGCCTTCAGGTGAAGCAGCAGGGCATGTCTATTAACACCATTCCCCCCGAGATCCATCAGGACACAACTGTCTCCGGTACCATCCGGGTGAAGGGTGAGGTAAAAGTCTTTCCCAAAGCCACCTTGACGGTCAAGCCCGGTACCCGTTTCCTCTTCGAGCCCTTTGATCCCGATGGGGACGGCGTCAACGATTCACGACTGATCATCGAAGGGGTGCTTATTGCCCGGGGTGATCCGGACGCGCCCATATACTTTTCCAGCGCAGCGTCACAGCCGGAACCGGGAGACTGGCTTGAGCTGAGAATGGATCACAGCGAGGGCAGTGTCCTGGAATACTGCATCCTGGAGCATTCCCGATACGGCCTGCATGTTCATTTCAGCTCAGGATATGTCATGAATTCGGTTTTTCGGGACAATATAGACGGGACACGCTTCGGCAACAGCAGCTTTGAGTTTATTTTTAACCTGATCCGGGGGAATGAAGGTAAGGGGATAAACCTGAGAGACTCCAGGATAAACATCGCGGATAACCGGATTGAAAATAATGGTCACGGGATTTTCCTTTTCGAAAATGCAGGAGGCTCGAATATCGGGTTTAACCTGTTTGAGGGAAATGAGAGATCGGATATCAGGTTCGGCGACTTCTACGAAGGAGAACCGCCGGCAACGATGGGGAACCGGAGGGAGGATGGCGTTTCTCTCCAGGTCGAAGGGTTTCAGGGTGAGATCGATCCTGGGAAGGCCATTGAAGGCTTTCCCTGGTCCCAATGGACACCGGGTCCCATGGTTTGGCAACACAGTGCAAAGGAGATATGGAGGAAACGTGTCGGATCCTTCATTGATGCGGCACCTGTTTTTAAGGAACCCGATCATGAGAAGATCGCTGTGCTCAGCTGGGAGGAGGGGTTGCTGGTTCTGGAAACGGAAACCGGGGCTGAAGTTGCCCGTGTTTCCATACCCGATGTAACCGATGCTACACCTGAATTCATTGATGGTGTTTTATATTTTCCATCATGGGATAGAGCAGTACGGGCGGTTGATATGGATTCAGGCGAGATCCTGACTACCGTTGAATGGGCCCCTTCCATGGTGGATGATCACAGGCAGGCATCTCCTGTGGGAAGCTGGACGGGCCAGATCTATATGGGGCTATGGAACGGCGACTTCAGGGGGCTGGATACAGCAAAAATGGAATGGACGTGGAGCGTTCCCCTGGACGGTCCTGTCAGGGGGGCGGCAGCCCTGGCCCAGGATTTCCTGTGGGTCGGTACAGACGCAGGTTCCCTATTCAAGGTGAGCCGCGAAGGAGAAGTTCTCAAGCATCTTGACCTGGGTAGTCCTGTCAGGGCTGCACCCGCCTTTATCGGCGAGGATGGTTTGGTTGCGGTGACCTGGGACGGGGTTCTTTACCGCCTGAAAGAGGGGCTGATCTCATGGCGTCGAAAGCTCTCCGGGTCGGGGACCTATGGCGCTCCAGTTGTGCTGCGGCATCATCATGATCAGATAATGGTGGGAGACGGGAGCGGGACTGTTTCCTCCTTCACAGGGAGCGGCGCTCTGATGTGGAGCCTGGATATGGGTTCCGCTGTCCACGTCGTCAGTGGACCGGCCTATGGTCTGATGCTGGCCGGTACTGAGAGCAACGGAGTCGGTATCTTTACCGGTACCGGAAGGTTCCTGGGAACTCTTGAATCTCGGGGAGCAGTTCACGGCATAGCTTTTTTTGGCAGAGAAAATGACGCTCTTGTTGTTTATGGTGCCAGGGATGGTGTTGTGCGTGCCTTTAGCCTGACCTTGTCGAAAATACGGTGGGAGATCCCCGAGTGA
- a CDS encoding glycine betaine ABC transporter substrate-binding protein, whose protein sequence is MQNINKQIRVILLLVVVIAVALPSFSAQACVGRKLVLGSVEADRPAMVTRILSILIHDRTGTTVEVKFFPDQIKLLEAVKKGKVDLYVDYVESAVDRLEVEVSSAEAADRFKAVKRRFEEELNLIWLKPMGYSGLDGNGRSLGPASTVVHKETLKKFPALPRLLEKIGTRVVLDDGRLDSLVGKSRSEKRAKVARNYLKEVKLI, encoded by the coding sequence ATGCAGAATATTAATAAACAGATACGGGTCATTTTATTACTTGTGGTAGTAATTGCTGTGGCATTACCCTCCTTTTCGGCCCAAGCCTGTGTTGGCCGAAAACTGGTCCTCGGGTCTGTGGAGGCAGACAGGCCTGCAATGGTGACCCGGATCCTCTCCATCCTGATCCACGATCGCACCGGGACTACGGTGGAAGTGAAGTTTTTCCCCGACCAGATAAAACTGCTTGAGGCGGTAAAGAAAGGCAAAGTGGATCTTTACGTGGATTACGTGGAAAGTGCCGTAGACCGCCTTGAGGTAGAGGTGTCCTCAGCAGAAGCCGCCGACAGGTTTAAAGCTGTCAAGCGGCGGTTCGAGGAAGAGCTGAACCTCATCTGGCTAAAGCCCATGGGGTACTCCGGGCTGGATGGCAATGGCAGATCACTGGGGCCGGCCTCTACCGTCGTTCACAAGGAAACCCTCAAGAAGTTCCCGGCCCTGCCCCGGCTTCTGGAAAAGATCGGGACCAGAGTGGTACTGGACGATGGACGTCTGGACAGTCTCGTGGGTAAATCCCGCTCCGAAAAACGGGCGAAGGTGGCGCGCAACTACCTGAAAGAGGTAAAACTCATATGA
- a CDS encoding permease, which produces MNRLILEAIGMYGRELYQLLPAFILGVGLAATIKTFKWDLKLRAYMRDSGAATIPLAVFLGVFSPLCACGVLPIVIPLALSGVPLPPLLALLATSPLMSPDALTITWAGLGPALAWTKIVSAVGMGFLVGGVTYILEKRSNFSKDIVRIKPVFEEDGSLASAYDIACANDITVPTMVVKQRDSKVLFFLERARDTSWFVGKFLLLAVALQVVLELAVPVDAIKSIAGGSGVTSLLWAAILGAPLPAHQIPIVPITRGLLDLGMDPGAAATFLVAGPVTSIPALLVLWKVFERRLFYLYLGLCLTGAVATGLIFRLVT; this is translated from the coding sequence TTGAACAGGTTGATCCTTGAAGCGATCGGGATGTACGGAAGGGAGCTTTATCAGCTCCTTCCAGCCTTTATCCTTGGGGTAGGCCTTGCCGCCACTATCAAGACATTCAAATGGGATCTTAAGCTTCGGGCCTACATGAGGGATTCAGGGGCCGCTACCATTCCCCTGGCTGTTTTCCTGGGGGTTTTCAGCCCCCTGTGTGCCTGCGGCGTCCTGCCCATCGTCATTCCCCTGGCCCTGTCAGGTGTTCCTCTCCCCCCACTGCTGGCCCTTCTCGCCACATCTCCCCTCATGAGTCCCGATGCGTTGACGATCACCTGGGCAGGCCTGGGGCCCGCTCTGGCGTGGACCAAGATCGTCAGTGCCGTGGGCATGGGTTTCCTGGTGGGTGGCGTAACATATATCCTTGAAAAACGTAGTAATTTTTCAAAGGATATTGTCAGGATCAAGCCTGTTTTCGAGGAAGACGGGTCCCTGGCCTCCGCCTACGATATAGCGTGTGCCAACGACATCACGGTTCCCACCATGGTTGTGAAGCAGAGGGACAGCAAGGTACTGTTTTTTCTGGAGCGGGCCCGGGATACATCGTGGTTCGTCGGCAAGTTCCTTCTTCTGGCGGTTGCCCTGCAGGTTGTTCTGGAGCTTGCGGTACCGGTGGATGCCATAAAATCCATCGCGGGTGGTTCGGGTGTGACCTCGCTCCTGTGGGCAGCGATCCTGGGAGCGCCGCTGCCCGCTCACCAGATACCGATAGTACCCATCACAAGGGGGTTGCTGGATCTGGGGATGGATCCGGGGGCGGCCGCTACATTTCTGGTAGCCGGGCCGGTGACCAGCATTCCGGCGCTCCTGGTGCTCTGGAAAGTGTTCGAACGCAGACTGTTCTATCTGTACCTGGGGTTGTGCCTTACCGGTGCAGTTGCTACAGGGCTGATTTTCAGGCTGGTGACCTGA
- a CDS encoding CRTAC1 family protein, translating to MKLRGRSIFCNAAIAFAFLVLPAAAYALQFTDITDVAGVGDRGHGKGVAFADVDGDGDLDLYVSNKGGENGLFLNDGTGTFVPATREAGDRLDDSGMSMGSCFGDIDNDGDQDLYIVKGGRYEIEANRLLLNENGRFVDVTRKAGVGSKEFTYSAAFADVDNDGFLDLYLANYGVGAKNTLYRNNGDGTFEDVTDTSGVGDRSWSWSAVFSDVNGDGFQDLYVVNGRYPAGEPNHLYMNKGDGSFRNVSRESGVDDGNWGLGAAFADVDRDGDFDLFVSNYVGSNKLFLNDGSGVFTDASEVSGLADEGWGKGPSFGDVDHDGDLDLYEGDCKLANKLYLNDGSGVFTDVADQNPELKNETVRTKGTAFADIDNDGDLDLYVVNWGVSNRLYRNDQNDSRFLKIKLKGTVSNADAVGARVSVSSAGKLVGVQEVRTMTGFCSQAPLELHFGLPAAGDYQVDVVFPSGLKASGTYSNGQTVTIVEGS from the coding sequence ATGAAGCTGAGGGGAAGATCTATATTCTGTAACGCGGCGATCGCTTTTGCCTTCCTGGTTCTTCCAGCTGCTGCCTATGCTCTCCAGTTTACCGATATCACCGATGTGGCCGGGGTTGGTGACAGGGGACACGGCAAGGGTGTTGCCTTTGCAGACGTTGACGGGGATGGCGATCTGGACCTGTACGTTTCCAACAAGGGGGGCGAGAACGGCCTTTTCCTTAACGATGGCACCGGTACCTTCGTGCCCGCTACCCGGGAGGCGGGTGACAGGCTCGATGACAGCGGCATGTCCATGGGTTCGTGTTTCGGGGACATTGACAACGACGGGGACCAGGACCTTTACATCGTCAAGGGAGGCCGTTACGAGATCGAGGCCAACAGGCTTCTGCTCAATGAGAACGGGCGCTTTGTGGATGTGACCCGAAAAGCGGGTGTCGGTTCCAAGGAGTTTACCTACTCCGCCGCTTTTGCGGATGTGGATAACGATGGATTCCTGGATCTTTACCTGGCTAACTACGGCGTTGGGGCCAAAAATACCCTTTACCGGAATAATGGGGATGGGACCTTCGAGGACGTCACTGATACCTCGGGAGTGGGGGATCGCAGCTGGAGCTGGAGTGCCGTTTTCTCAGACGTTAACGGTGATGGTTTCCAGGATCTTTATGTGGTCAACGGACGTTATCCTGCCGGTGAACCCAATCATCTGTATATGAACAAGGGGGACGGTTCTTTCCGGAATGTTTCCAGGGAATCAGGAGTGGACGACGGGAACTGGGGGCTGGGAGCCGCTTTCGCTGATGTGGACAGGGACGGTGACTTCGATCTCTTCGTCTCCAACTATGTCGGCTCCAATAAACTGTTTCTCAACGACGGCTCCGGTGTCTTTACCGATGCTTCTGAGGTTTCCGGCCTCGCCGATGAGGGTTGGGGCAAGGGCCCGTCTTTCGGTGACGTGGATCACGACGGTGACCTGGATCTGTACGAAGGGGATTGTAAACTCGCCAATAAACTCTACCTTAACGACGGTTCAGGGGTTTTCACAGACGTGGCCGACCAGAACCCGGAACTCAAGAACGAGACTGTAAGGACCAAAGGGACTGCCTTCGCCGATATCGACAACGATGGAGATCTTGATCTTTACGTGGTCAACTGGGGCGTGAGCAACCGCCTGTACCGCAACGATCAGAACGACAGTCGCTTCCTGAAGATCAAACTCAAAGGGACCGTGAGCAACGCCGATGCGGTGGGCGCCAGAGTGAGCGTGTCCAGCGCCGGGAAGCTCGTCGGTGTACAGGAGGTCAGGACCATGACCGGTTTCTGTTCCCAGGCTCCCCTGGAACTTCACTTCGGACTACCCGCGGCCGGCGATTACCAGGTGGATGTGGTGTTCCCCAGCGGGCTCAAGGCTTCCGGGACCTACAGCAACGGCCAGACCGTCACCATCGTAGAAGGAAGTTAG
- a CDS encoding carboxypeptidase-like regulatory domain-containing protein: MRSEIKKVTGSGLPAPGFWVGFLCLILASPPSTLAGSDSGIYGRVAYRGELVPGVIVSAYSDGDSEYLANPVAVSDPVATDGTYRLSLPPGQYTLVARSSASGNLRPDARPDTGDYYCYYSGSPVIVIAGSWTPVGFNLVKTAVEERIPDSKTSIEGIVSYRDEPLEKLYLTLYDEALEGFRGPGMATIPVGKGGRFRVSVKPGKYFVIARKRNRGGMYGPMEIGDYFNYYPGNPVMVSDGEKVRIRLETVTRVSQLEEGEAPTPTIQGTVVDADGNPVPGLRVFAYRSGEVTGRPLYFSKPSNSTGQYSLLVPVSGDFTLVAKERFGGPAAEGEFTGRTDDLHLPPERGMEKIVIVVKKEILP, translated from the coding sequence ATGAGATCTGAGATAAAGAAAGTTACTGGCTCCGGGCTCCCGGCTCCCGGCTTCTGGGTTGGGTTCCTATGCCTTATACTTGCCAGCCCTCCGTCAACCCTGGCCGGTTCAGATTCCGGCATATACGGCCGCGTTGCCTACAGAGGTGAACTGGTTCCGGGGGTCATCGTCAGCGCCTATTCCGACGGGGATAGTGAGTATCTCGCGAACCCTGTGGCGGTTTCAGATCCCGTTGCCACCGATGGCACCTACCGGCTTTCCCTTCCCCCTGGGCAGTACACACTGGTAGCGAGGAGTTCTGCATCTGGGAACCTTCGTCCGGATGCCCGACCTGATACAGGTGACTATTACTGCTACTACAGCGGCAGTCCCGTCATTGTCATTGCGGGCAGCTGGACCCCTGTAGGGTTCAACCTGGTTAAAACCGCGGTTGAAGAACGTATCCCGGACTCGAAAACCTCCATTGAGGGGATTGTTTCCTACCGTGACGAACCTCTGGAAAAGCTTTACCTCACTCTTTACGATGAGGCTCTGGAGGGTTTCAGAGGCCCCGGAATGGCCACCATCCCTGTGGGCAAGGGCGGTCGCTTCCGGGTGTCGGTAAAGCCCGGGAAATACTTTGTCATAGCAAGGAAGAGGAACCGGGGAGGGATGTACGGCCCCATGGAGATCGGGGATTATTTTAACTACTACCCGGGAAACCCGGTGATGGTGAGCGATGGTGAAAAGGTCCGCATCCGGCTTGAGACGGTGACCCGTGTGAGCCAGTTGGAAGAGGGAGAGGCGCCCACGCCAACGATTCAGGGAACTGTGGTGGATGCTGACGGGAACCCCGTGCCCGGGCTGAGAGTCTTTGCCTACAGGTCCGGGGAAGTCACGGGCCGTCCTTTATATTTTTCAAAGCCCAGCAATTCAACTGGTCAGTATTCTCTCCTTGTGCCCGTAAGCGGTGATTTCACTCTCGTGGCCAAGGAACGGTTCGGGGGGCCGGCGGCTGAAGGTGAGTTTACCGGCCGCACGGATGATCTGCACCTGCCCCCTGAGCGGGGCATGGAAAAGATCGTCATCGTAGTTAAAAAGGAGATCCTGCCATGA
- a CDS encoding carboxypeptidase-like regulatory domain-containing protein → MFLTLFFPGLTFGAGGGVEGAVEYRGEIVPGVYVELFDTRKPNSDAVGSTNTGSDGRFNLSLPPGSYRVTARKRPEGPGSGGMLFGSTGKSPLEVGRDVLQVSPIQLRDMGVGAGMAGDIPVSGSVHGPEGPLAGAYVYFYPDGTRRGPGYLGRARAGENGRFTAGLAPGAYTVTVRFEASGDGIGGNGMGSDGMGTVSIGDLVGDYRSNPIQVGNAPVEMGQIQLRSVDPRMWEEKQWANVQGDFLVTGLVVGEDRSPMAGAYVFLYDDRRMVGKPVSISAPTGEDGRYNVSISQPGEYYIGARTRFGGPVEPGEFMGAWDEKGPRPVTLKEGTTSATCDIVVREVW, encoded by the coding sequence ATGTTTTTGACCCTCTTTTTTCCCGGTCTGACCTTCGGGGCAGGGGGCGGTGTGGAAGGAGCGGTTGAGTATCGCGGTGAGATCGTACCCGGCGTATATGTGGAGCTTTTCGACACACGTAAGCCCAATTCCGATGCTGTCGGATCCACGAACACCGGTTCGGACGGCCGGTTCAACCTTTCCCTCCCGCCGGGTTCCTACCGGGTGACCGCCAGGAAACGGCCGGAAGGTCCCGGGTCGGGGGGGATGCTGTTTGGTTCCACCGGGAAAAGTCCTCTTGAAGTGGGCCGGGATGTGCTTCAAGTTTCCCCTATCCAGCTCAGAGATATGGGTGTAGGGGCGGGTATGGCCGGTGATATCCCGGTGTCTGGATCTGTTCACGGACCCGAGGGGCCCCTGGCCGGCGCCTACGTCTATTTCTACCCCGATGGCACCAGGCGGGGACCAGGGTATCTGGGCCGTGCGAGGGCTGGAGAAAATGGTCGATTTACAGCCGGTCTCGCGCCGGGGGCCTACACGGTAACGGTTCGCTTCGAGGCATCTGGTGATGGTATTGGCGGTAACGGTATGGGCAGTGACGGTATGGGTACGGTGAGCATCGGGGATCTGGTGGGGGATTATCGGTCCAACCCCATTCAGGTGGGGAACGCACCTGTGGAAATGGGGCAGATCCAGCTTCGCTCAGTAGACCCGCGCATGTGGGAGGAAAAGCAGTGGGCCAATGTGCAGGGAGATTTTTTAGTTACGGGACTGGTGGTGGGCGAGGACCGCTCTCCCATGGCAGGTGCCTATGTTTTTCTTTACGATGACCGCAGGATGGTTGGAAAGCCGGTATCAATTTCAGCTCCCACCGGGGAGGACGGGAGATACAACGTCTCCATCTCACAGCCGGGGGAGTATTATATCGGCGCGCGCACCAGGTTCGGGGGACCGGTGGAACCCGGTGAGTTTATGGGAGCATGGGACGAAAAAGGTCCACGGCCCGTGACCCTTAAGGAGGGCACGACCTCGGCCACCTGCGATATAGTAGTGAGGGAAGTATGGTAA